The Rhinatrema bivittatum chromosome 4, aRhiBiv1.1, whole genome shotgun sequence genome window below encodes:
- the ZFP36L1 gene encoding mRNA decay activator protein ZFP36L1, with amino-acid sequence MSTALVSPTIFELNEVLCKSNKMLNYNNNIISPTPTNISLLDRKAVGTPAMVGFPRRHSVTLPNSKFNQNQLLNSLKMEPSTAMGNKENKFRDRSFSENGERLLQKSGGQVNSSRYKTELCRPFEENGSCKYGDKCQFAHGIHELRSLTRHPKYKTELCRTFHTIGFCPYGPRCHFIHNAEERRSVSGRDPTQFSLSACKMERPRLQHSFSFAGFPTTNGLQDSPTSITPPPILSTDDLINSPTLPDCASNPFTFSSQELANLFAPSIGMHLPLTTSNAPSSPTSFLFRPMSESPQMFDSPPSPQDSLSDQEGYLSSSSSNSGSESPILDTTRRLPIFSRLSISDD; translated from the exons ATGTCTACAGCTCTGGTGTCTCCTACTATCTTCGAGCTGAACGAAGTTTTatgcaag AGCAACAAAATGCTGAACTATAACAACAATATCATTAGCCCCACACCTACAAATATATCTCTGCTGGACAGGAAAGCAgtgggaaccccagccatggttGGATTCCCCAGGAGACACTCAGTCACACTGCCTAACTCCAAGTTCAACCAGAATCAGCTCCTGAACAGCCTCAAGATGGAGCCATCCACTGCCATGGGGAACAAGGAGAACAAATTCCGAGACCGCTCCTTCTCTGAGAATGGTGAGCGATTGCTGCAGAAGTCAGGAGGGCAGGTCAACTCCAGTCGATACAAGACAGAATTGTGCCGACCATTTGAGGAGAATGGGTCTTGCAAATACGGTGACAAGTGCCAATTTGCTCACGGCATCCATGAGCTGCGGAGCCTAACCAGGCACCCCAAGTATAAAACAGAGCTGTGTCGCACTTTCCATACCATTGGATTTTGTCCCTATGGACCCAGATGCCACTTCATCCATAATGCGGAGGAGAGACGGTCTGTGTCTGGACGGGACCCAACGCAGTTCTCTCTCTCAGCTTGCAAGATGGAGAGACCCAGACTCCAACACAGTTTTAGTTTTGCTGGCTTTCCCACGACTAATGGACTGCAGGACAGTCCTACCTCCATCACGCCTCCTCCCATCCTCAGCACTGATGATCTGATCAACTCTCCCACCTTGCCAGATTGTGCCAGCAATCCTTTCACCTTCTCGAGCCAGGAATTAGCCAACTTGTTTGCTCCAAGCATCGGAAtgcacctgcctctgaccacctCAAATGCACCCAGCTCCCCAACATCCTTCCTATTCAGACCCATGTCTGAATCACCTCAGATGTTTGACTCTCCCCCTAGTCCTCAAGACTCTCTTTCAGACCAGGAAGGCTATCTGAGCAGTTCCAGCAGCAACAGTGGGTCAGAATCGCCTATCCTTGACACCACTAGACGTCTTCCTATATTCAGCAGACTCTCCATTTCTGATGACTGA